Proteins encoded in a region of the Rubrobacter aplysinae genome:
- a CDS encoding NADH:ubiquinone reductase (Na(+)-transporting) subunit F encodes MGNKHKVYFEPVGKEIEVDEDETILDAAFRQGVMLMHGCKEGQCSACKSFLLDGDLEMDDYSTFALNEFESDEGFVLLCRSHAYSDLEVELLSFREEMLDTGIPIQLVYTEVEEIESLTHDIKRLVLKLVDPPEMTFIPGQYAELYIPGTETHRAYSMANTTETDKRAEFIIKVFPGGRFSSLLEEGEDGISVGDRMAMKVPFGMFTLREKSEGDMVFIGGGSGMAPILSILRHMAEKGIERGATYYYGARTPQDLFYLDELKEIEERIPGFRFVPALSEAVPEDGWEGETGLITDVVQRLEGALNGKEAYLAGPPPMIDAAIPVLMRKGLDEESIYYDKFTTTGEAEGTATKEESGPDFPGRAG; translated from the coding sequence ATGGGAAACAAGCACAAGGTGTACTTTGAGCCGGTTGGCAAAGAGATAGAGGTAGACGAGGACGAGACGATCCTGGACGCAGCCTTCCGGCAGGGTGTGATGCTTATGCACGGTTGCAAGGAGGGGCAGTGCTCGGCATGCAAGTCCTTCCTGCTGGACGGCGATCTGGAGATGGACGACTACTCCACCTTCGCGCTAAACGAATTCGAGAGTGACGAGGGATTCGTTCTATTGTGCCGATCCCACGCCTACAGCGACCTCGAAGTGGAGCTTCTCAGTTTCCGCGAGGAGATGCTGGACACGGGGATACCGATCCAGCTCGTGTACACGGAGGTCGAGGAGATAGAGTCCCTCACCCACGATATAAAGCGTCTCGTCTTGAAGCTTGTCGACCCGCCTGAGATGACCTTCATCCCCGGGCAGTACGCCGAGCTCTACATCCCCGGCACCGAAACCCACCGGGCCTACTCGATGGCGAACACAACCGAGACCGACAAGCGGGCGGAGTTCATTATCAAGGTCTTCCCGGGCGGGCGCTTCTCCAGTCTTCTGGAAGAGGGAGAGGATGGTATCTCGGTCGGGGATCGGATGGCGATGAAGGTGCCGTTCGGCATGTTCACGCTGCGCGAGAAGTCCGAAGGTGACATGGTATTTATCGGGGGCGGTTCGGGTATGGCCCCGATACTCTCCATCCTGCGGCACATGGCCGAAAAGGGCATCGAGCGCGGCGCAACCTACTACTACGGGGCCAGGACACCGCAAGACCTCTTCTACCTGGACGAGCTGAAGGAGATAGAGGAGAGGATACCAGGATTCCGGTTCGTACCGGCGCTCTCCGAGGCTGTCCCGGAAGACGGCTGGGAGGGCGAGACGGGCCTTATAACGGACGTGGTGCAGCGCCTCGAAGGAGCCCTGAATGGGAAAGAGGCGTACCTCGCCGGTCCGCCGCCCATGATAGACGCCGCCATCCCGGTGCTCATGAGGAAGGGCCTGGATGAGGAGAGCATCTACTATGACAAGTTCACCACCACGGGCGAAGCAGAGGGGACGGCTACCAAAGAGGAGAGCGGCCCTGATTTTCCCGGTAGAGCCGGCTAG
- the mimD gene encoding propane 2-monooxygenase effector subunit MimD — translation MNEEQLQYHRTSSNRCGVTMSASVEGNIIAEVMGEKPGVEVTKYPAMIRIDANDKLEFDMDEIAEALGEDDFSPEDFEVETSTHYGKMIKQDDRVLLFADPADAAEELGYKMPGTES, via the coding sequence ATGAACGAAGAACAGCTACAGTATCACCGCACCTCGTCGAACAGGTGCGGTGTCACGATGAGCGCCAGCGTCGAGGGCAACATCATCGCTGAGGTGATGGGCGAGAAGCCGGGCGTGGAGGTGACCAAGTATCCGGCCATGATCCGCATAGACGCCAACGACAAACTAGAGTTCGACATGGACGAGATCGCCGAGGCGCTCGGCGAGGACGATTTTTCACCCGAGGACTTCGAGGTCGAGACCTCCACCCACTACGGCAAGATGATCAAGCAAGACGATCGGGTTTTGCTGTTCGCGGATCCCGCGGATGCCGCCGAAGAGCTCGGCTACAAGATGCCGGGCACGGAATCTTAG
- a CDS encoding acyl-CoA mutase large subunit family protein: protein MDTRRGARDSRNSQSSRSRWEAAYREKGERDAEFSTMSGIPIKPLYTPEDTDDDQDEKLGYPGEYPYTRGVYPSMYRGRLWTVRQFAGYGTAADTNERFKYLISNGQNGLSVAFDMPTLMGLDSDDAMSQGEVGREGVAVDSLEDMERLFDGIGMDEVSTSMTINAPANVLLAMYVVAAEKQGVQPEALAGTNQNDILKEYIAQKEWLFPPEPSMRVFRDMLAYSTEHMPKWNTVSISGYHIREAGSTAAQELAFTLADGFAYVEAGIEAGLDVDDFAPRFSFFFNSHLDFFEEIAKFRAARRIWATVMRDRYGAKSEKSLLMRFHTQTAGVSLTAQEPYNNVARTAFEAMAAILGGTQSLHTNSLDEALALPTEEAVRIAVRTQQIAALETGVTNTIDPLGGSYFVEALTDEMERQAYEYFEAIDEHGGVIDAINAGYQMREIAEASARYQRELEEGKRYMVNVNVYEAEEESEVETHAVPLEVERDQKQRLTDLKSRRDNAEVDRLLEAVQEACRSGDNTMYPVLEAVRAYATVGEISTAMQQVFGSYRETPVI from the coding sequence TTGGATACTCGAAGAGGCGCCCGGGATTCTCGAAACTCTCAGAGCTCCCGGAGCCGCTGGGAAGCGGCGTACCGGGAGAAGGGCGAGCGCGACGCCGAGTTCTCGACGATGAGCGGCATCCCCATAAAGCCTTTGTACACACCCGAGGATACGGATGATGACCAAGACGAGAAGCTGGGTTACCCCGGTGAGTACCCGTACACTCGGGGTGTATATCCCTCGATGTACCGTGGCAGGCTGTGGACCGTGCGGCAGTTCGCCGGCTACGGCACCGCCGCCGACACCAACGAGCGGTTCAAGTACCTGATAAGCAACGGGCAGAATGGCCTCTCGGTCGCCTTCGACATGCCGACCCTGATGGGCCTCGACTCCGACGACGCCATGAGCCAGGGCGAGGTCGGGCGCGAGGGCGTGGCCGTGGACTCTCTGGAGGACATGGAGCGGCTGTTCGACGGCATCGGGATGGACGAGGTCTCGACCTCGATGACCATCAACGCCCCGGCAAACGTCCTGCTCGCCATGTACGTGGTGGCCGCCGAGAAGCAGGGTGTACAGCCGGAGGCGCTCGCCGGTACGAACCAGAACGACATCCTCAAGGAGTACATCGCCCAGAAGGAGTGGCTGTTTCCGCCGGAGCCCTCGATGCGGGTGTTCCGCGACATGCTCGCCTACTCCACCGAGCACATGCCGAAGTGGAACACGGTCAGTATCAGCGGCTACCACATCCGCGAGGCCGGCTCGACGGCGGCCCAGGAGCTCGCGTTTACCCTGGCCGACGGCTTCGCCTACGTGGAGGCCGGGATAGAGGCCGGGCTCGACGTGGACGACTTCGCCCCACGCTTCTCGTTCTTCTTCAACTCTCACCTGGACTTCTTCGAGGAGATCGCCAAGTTCCGCGCCGCCCGGCGCATCTGGGCGACCGTGATGCGGGACCGTTACGGGGCGAAGAGCGAGAAGAGCCTCTTGATGCGCTTCCACACTCAGACCGCCGGGGTGTCGCTAACGGCCCAGGAGCCGTACAACAACGTCGCCCGCACCGCGTTCGAGGCCATGGCGGCGATCCTGGGCGGGACCCAGAGCCTGCACACCAACTCGCTGGACGAGGCGCTCGCCCTGCCCACCGAGGAAGCCGTGCGCATCGCCGTGCGAACGCAGCAGATCGCGGCGCTCGAGACCGGGGTGACCAACACCATAGACCCGCTCGGAGGCTCGTACTTCGTAGAGGCTCTCACGGACGAGATGGAGCGCCAGGCATACGAGTACTTCGAGGCGATAGACGAGCACGGCGGCGTCATAGACGCCATAAACGCCGGATACCAGATGCGGGAGATCGCCGAGGCCTCCGCCCGGTACCAGCGCGAGCTCGAAGAAGGCAAGCGATACATGGTCAACGTAAACGTCTACGAGGCCGAGGAGGAGTCCGAGGTCGAGACCCACGCGGTGCCGCTGGAAGTCGAACGCGACCAGAAGCAGCGCCTCACGGACCTCAAGAGCCGCCGCGACAATGCGGAGGTGGACCGGCTCCTCGAAGCCGTGCAGGAGGCGTGCCGGAGCGGGGATAACACGATGTATCCGGTGTTAGAAGCGGTCCGGGCCTACGCGACGGTGGGTGAGATCTCGACGGCCATGCAACAGGTCTTCGGCTCCTACCGCGAGACGCCGGTTATATAG
- a CDS encoding aromatic/alkene monooxygenase hydroxylase subunit beta — MSEETINKGAGRGTRSIPPITLTDAEAGAAVFAGSDSRTYNYFTPQKRRATRYEDVTVDVQPDPEKYLTQGWILGWANGDIGYDPDWTQIKSSDWHRFRDPNEEWERTYYINNSNSVRQVTQNIENAKSENVFENWQDGWIDILARHATTWAHADHGLGMYVFMPAQRAAMSNMHNNAISVNCMHKLRSAQDILLYNLELSEQFPDKFDGTAHKDAWMEDPAWQGVRENVERIMNATDWAETTFAANVVFEPLVGELFRSHFVMRFAPVHGDYLTPSVIGVGEREFNDRDLAYTRDMMRDMLEDPVYGEDNRQLMQDWLERWVPYSLAAARGLAPIWSEPEQQPVSFDESFEKVRNRFEGILSDLGLPVPGEVTA, encoded by the coding sequence GTGAGCGAAGAGACAATCAACAAAGGGGCAGGCAGAGGGACCAGGAGCATACCCCCGATCACGCTGACGGACGCCGAGGCGGGGGCCGCCGTGTTCGCGGGCTCCGACAGCCGGACGTACAACTACTTCACGCCTCAAAAAAGGCGTGCGACCAGGTACGAGGACGTAACGGTAGACGTACAGCCCGACCCGGAGAAGTACCTGACGCAGGGTTGGATCCTGGGCTGGGCCAACGGTGACATAGGCTACGATCCAGACTGGACACAGATAAAGTCCTCCGACTGGCACCGGTTCCGCGACCCCAACGAGGAGTGGGAGCGGACCTACTACATCAACAACTCCAACTCCGTGCGCCAGGTGACCCAGAACATCGAGAACGCAAAGTCCGAGAACGTCTTCGAGAACTGGCAGGACGGCTGGATCGACATCCTGGCCCGGCACGCGACCACCTGGGCCCACGCCGATCACGGCCTCGGGATGTACGTGTTCATGCCGGCCCAGCGCGCAGCCATGTCAAACATGCATAACAACGCGATATCCGTGAACTGCATGCACAAGCTGCGCAGCGCACAGGACATACTGCTGTACAATCTGGAGCTCTCCGAGCAGTTCCCGGATAAGTTCGATGGCACGGCCCACAAGGACGCCTGGATGGAGGATCCCGCCTGGCAGGGCGTGCGCGAGAACGTAGAGCGCATCATGAACGCCACGGACTGGGCCGAGACTACCTTCGCCGCAAACGTCGTTTTCGAGCCGCTCGTCGGTGAGTTGTTCCGCAGCCACTTCGTGATGCGGTTCGCCCCCGTCCACGGCGACTATCTCACCCCGTCGGTAATAGGCGTGGGCGAGAGGGAATTCAACGACCGCGACCTGGCCTACACCAGGGACATGATGCGGGACATGCTAGAGGACCCAGTCTACGGCGAGGACAACAGGCAGCTAATGCAAGATTGGCTCGAACGCTGGGTACCCTACAGCCTCGCCGCCGCCCGAGGGCTCGCGCCCATCTGGTCCGAGCCCGAGCAGCAGCCGGTGAGCTTCGACGAGTCCTTCGAGAAGGTCAGGAACAGGTTCGAGGGAATCCTCTCTGACCTTGGCCTGCCGGTACCCGGGGAGGTGACTGCATGA
- the groL gene encoding chaperonin GroEL (60 kDa chaperone family; promotes refolding of misfolded polypeptides especially under stressful conditions; forms two stacked rings of heptamers to form a barrel-shaped 14mer; ends can be capped by GroES; misfolded proteins enter the barrel where they are refolded when GroES binds) — translation MAHKYLSYDTEARAALRRGVDKLAGSVRGTLGPKGRYAVLDMTFGTPLITNDGVTIARQIELDNVFENQGVQLVLEAATRTNDVAGDGTTTALILAQVIVREGIRNVAAGANPVLVRGGIEKAVDTAVEEIRSLATGITTREEVARIGSISARSREVGETIADAIDQVGKDGMVNVQEGNTLGMELDFAEGMHLDKGYISPHFVTDQEHMEAVLEDPYILMTDKKISNLQDVLRIFEEVRQAGESLLVMAEDVEGEALSLLITNKTRDTFDAVAIRAPGFGERRKRMLEDIAILTGGEVITDERGLELENIRMDQLGRAGRVVITKNGTTLVDGAGDPEAVAARVNQIKNRLAVEAAEFDREKLQERLARLSRGVAVIGVGAATEVEMREKKHRVEDALSATRAALAEGVVPGGGVALLHAQKAVGEMLASLDGDELTGAKIIHRALEEPVRQIAHNAGTDGSIVAERVRGGDGNVGYNALTGEYEDLIEAGVVDPAMVARSALQHAASIGGLIVTTQAIVAVQPERGAAAGAAEVNRAGMNMEFM, via the coding sequence GTGGCGCACAAATATTTATCGTACGATACCGAGGCCCGCGCGGCGCTGCGGCGCGGTGTGGACAAACTTGCGGGATCGGTCAGGGGGACGCTCGGGCCGAAGGGGCGGTACGCGGTGCTGGACATGACGTTCGGGACGCCGCTGATTACCAACGACGGGGTTACCATAGCCCGCCAGATCGAGCTCGACAACGTGTTCGAGAACCAGGGCGTACAGCTCGTGTTGGAGGCTGCGACCAGGACCAACGACGTGGCCGGCGACGGCACGACCACCGCACTCATTCTGGCGCAGGTAATAGTCCGCGAGGGCATCAGGAACGTGGCCGCCGGCGCGAATCCGGTGCTCGTCCGGGGCGGCATCGAGAAGGCCGTGGATACCGCTGTTGAAGAGATAAGGAGCCTGGCGACCGGGATCACGACCAGGGAGGAAGTTGCGCGAATCGGCTCCATCTCCGCCCGCTCCCGGGAGGTGGGCGAGACCATCGCCGACGCCATAGATCAGGTCGGCAAGGATGGCATGGTAAACGTCCAGGAGGGCAATACCCTGGGCATGGAGTTGGATTTTGCCGAGGGCATGCACCTGGACAAGGGCTACATCTCACCGCACTTCGTTACGGATCAGGAGCATATGGAGGCTGTACTGGAAGACCCGTACATACTGATGACCGACAAGAAGATCAGCAACCTCCAGGACGTGCTGCGCATCTTCGAAGAGGTGAGGCAAGCGGGCGAGTCGCTGCTCGTCATGGCCGAGGACGTCGAGGGCGAGGCGCTCTCGCTCCTGATCACGAACAAGACGCGTGACACTTTCGACGCCGTTGCGATCCGGGCTCCCGGATTCGGAGAGCGGCGCAAGAGGATGCTGGAGGACATCGCCATCCTGACCGGCGGCGAGGTTATAACCGACGAGCGCGGCCTCGAACTCGAAAACATCCGCATGGACCAGCTAGGCCGTGCCGGGCGTGTGGTGATTACCAAGAACGGCACTACTCTCGTGGACGGCGCCGGAGACCCTGAAGCCGTGGCGGCCCGCGTGAATCAGATAAAGAACCGTCTCGCCGTCGAGGCGGCGGAGTTCGACCGCGAGAAGTTGCAGGAGCGTCTCGCAAGGCTCTCCCGGGGCGTCGCCGTTATCGGGGTCGGCGCGGCCACCGAGGTGGAGATGAGGGAGAAGAAGCACCGCGTAGAGGACGCGCTTTCGGCCACGCGGGCCGCGCTGGCGGAAGGTGTCGTGCCGGGCGGCGGCGTCGCGCTCCTGCACGCCCAGAAGGCCGTCGGAGAGATGCTCGCCTCGCTCGACGGCGACGAGTTGACGGGGGCCAAGATCATCCACCGGGCGCTGGAGGAGCCTGTACGCCAGATCGCCCACAACGCCGGGACCGACGGCTCCATCGTGGCCGAGAGGGTGCGTGGCGGGGATGGGAACGTGGGCTATAACGCCCTCACCGGCGAGTACGAGGACCTGATCGAGGCCGGAGTGGTTGACCCTGCGATGGTCGCGCGCAGCGCGTTACAGCACGCGGCCTCGATCGGCGGGCTCATCGTCACGACGCAGGCCATCGTGGCCGTGCAGCCGGAGAGGGGAGCGGCAGCCGGAGCCGCGGAGGTGAACCGGGCCGGCATGAATATGGAGTTCATGTAG
- a CDS encoding acyl-CoA synthetase — MTNIREYEETRANFRWETPEKFNFGRDVIDSQPADKPAMIWLGTDGSERRLTFGDLSEASNRFANAARGLGVRRGDRVLVIVGKRPEWHVILIGLLKLGAVAIPCAEQLRSKDLRYRAEHSGATTVISSAAGMEAIDPIRDELDDLKIFISLDEDNGEHEGWEPYERLTSGASDAFTTEDTAASEGALMLYTSGTTSNPKGVWHTHGYTHAKRVEAYYWLDLWEDDRLWCTSGTGWAKSIWNVFLGPWSHGVELFVHEGGFDPAERLRLIERYGITVLCQAPTEYRLLANSPELENADLSNIRHAVSAGEPLNAAVVERFRELHGLTIYDGYGQTENTLLVGNFPGMEVKPGSMGKPLPGCDVRIIDDNAEETPPDEPGDIALRPDIPAMFAEYYEQPDATEATRRGEFYVTGDRAVRDEDGYLWFMSRADDVILSAGYRIGPFEVESALIEHPGVVESAAVASPEADRGSVVKAFVVLASGYEGSDELVTELQDHCKSVTAPYKYPRRVEFVQELPKTASGKIRRVELRDHETTGQTAG, encoded by the coding sequence ATGACGAATATCAGGGAGTACGAGGAGACCCGCGCGAACTTCAGGTGGGAGACTCCAGAGAAGTTCAACTTCGGACGGGACGTTATAGACAGCCAGCCGGCGGACAAACCAGCCATGATCTGGCTCGGCACGGACGGCTCAGAGCGCCGGCTGACCTTTGGCGACCTCTCGGAAGCCTCCAACCGCTTCGCGAACGCCGCCCGCGGGCTCGGGGTGCGGCGCGGAGACCGAGTGCTCGTGATAGTTGGCAAGCGGCCGGAGTGGCACGTCATACTCATCGGTCTCTTAAAGCTCGGGGCGGTCGCCATACCGTGCGCCGAGCAGCTCCGCTCGAAGGACCTCCGCTACCGCGCCGAGCACTCCGGCGCGACCACGGTAATATCCTCGGCGGCCGGCATGGAAGCGATAGACCCCATCCGGGACGAGCTGGACGACCTGAAAATCTTTATAAGCCTGGATGAGGATAACGGAGAGCACGAAGGCTGGGAGCCGTACGAGCGCCTGACCTCCGGAGCGTCGGACGCTTTCACCACCGAGGACACCGCCGCCTCCGAGGGAGCCCTGATGCTTTACACCTCGGGCACGACGTCCAACCCCAAGGGCGTGTGGCACACGCACGGCTATACCCACGCAAAGCGGGTCGAGGCTTACTACTGGCTGGATCTCTGGGAGGACGACCGGCTGTGGTGCACCTCGGGCACCGGCTGGGCAAAGAGCATCTGGAACGTGTTTCTCGGCCCCTGGAGCCACGGCGTCGAGCTATTCGTGCACGAGGGCGGCTTCGACCCCGCCGAGCGGCTGCGCCTGATCGAACGCTACGGGATCACGGTCCTGTGCCAGGCTCCGACCGAGTACCGGCTGCTCGCGAACTCCCCCGAGCTAGAGAACGCCGACCTCTCGAACATCCGGCACGCCGTGAGCGCCGGGGAGCCGCTGAACGCGGCGGTGGTCGAGCGTTTCCGGGAGCTGCACGGCCTGACCATCTACGACGGCTACGGCCAGACCGAGAACACCCTGCTCGTCGGCAACTTCCCCGGCATGGAGGTAAAGCCCGGCTCGATGGGCAAGCCGCTGCCGGGCTGCGACGTGAGGATAATAGACGACAACGCCGAGGAGACCCCGCCGGACGAGCCCGGTGACATCGCGCTACGTCCCGACATCCCGGCGATGTTCGCGGAGTACTACGAACAGCCCGACGCCACCGAAGCCACCCGCCGGGGCGAGTTCTACGTGACCGGCGACCGGGCCGTGCGCGACGAGGACGGCTACCTGTGGTTCATGAGCCGGGCGGACGACGTGATCCTCTCCGCCGGCTACCGCATCGGCCCGTTCGAGGTCGAGAGCGCGCTCATAGAGCATCCGGGGGTGGTAGAGAGCGCGGCGGTGGCCTCCCCGGAGGCCGACCGGGGCAGCGTGGTAAAAGCATTCGTCGTGCTCGCCTCCGGCTACGAAGGCTCCGACGAGCTGGTCACCGAGCTACAGGATCACTGCAAGAGCGTCACCGCGCCGTACAAGTACCCGCGCCGCGTCGAGTTCGTGCAGGAGCTGCCAAAGACGGCCAGCGGCAAGATCCGGCGCGTCGAGCTCCGCGACCACGAGACGACCGGACAGACGGCCGGTTAG
- a CDS encoding class I SAM-dependent methyltransferase yields the protein MQDPTRRFSNRADSYARYRPAYPEELLDLLAAECGLAPGLAVADVGSGTGILSRLLLERGAEVYGVEPNREMREAGERLLAGYENFTSVAGTAEATTLPGNSVGLVSAGQAFHWFDPTGAREEFGRILVPGGRVALVWNSPLYGASPLMRDYRRLLERFGTDWEKVTHLEVDAGTLRPFFGGSFEERLLRNRQTFDRESLEGRLLSSSFVPGPGDERCSPMLEELSGVFSRHQRGGEVVFEYEVRVFHGSLEG from the coding sequence TTGCAGGACCCCACACGACGTTTCTCGAACAGGGCCGACAGCTACGCCCGGTACCGCCCGGCTTATCCGGAGGAACTGCTGGATCTCCTCGCGGCAGAGTGCGGCCTCGCGCCGGGCTTGGCGGTCGCCGACGTGGGCTCGGGTACGGGGATACTGAGCCGGCTCCTGCTGGAGCGCGGCGCGGAGGTCTACGGAGTCGAGCCGAACCGCGAGATGCGCGAGGCCGGAGAGCGTCTGCTCGCCGGGTACGAAAATTTTACGAGCGTCGCGGGCACGGCGGAGGCCACGACGCTTCCCGGCAACAGCGTCGGACTCGTGAGCGCCGGACAGGCTTTCCACTGGTTCGATCCCACAGGGGCGCGAGAGGAGTTCGGCCGCATCCTGGTACCCGGAGGCCGGGTCGCGCTCGTGTGGAACAGCCCGTTGTACGGTGCGTCTCCTTTAATGCGGGACTACCGGCGACTTCTGGAGAGGTTCGGCACGGACTGGGAGAAGGTCACGCACCTGGAGGTTGACGCGGGGACGCTCCGGCCGTTCTTCGGCGGGAGCTTCGAGGAGCGGCTGCTGCGGAACCGGCAGACCTTCGACCGGGAGTCGTTAGAGGGCCGGCTGCTCTCCTCCTCGTTCGTACCGGGGCCGGGGGACGAGCGGTGCAGCCCGATGCTGGAGGAGTTGTCCGGCGTCTTCTCCCGACATCAGCGGGGCGGCGAGGTGGTATTCGAGTATGAGGTGCGGGTGTTCCACGGGAGTCTGGAGGGCTAG
- a CDS encoding gamma carbonic anhydrase family protein — protein MRSETGLLPFEGRYPELAEEAWVAPGATVVGDVRLGERSSVWYGAVLRGDTEPILIGDRTNVQDGAVLHADPGFPAAIGAGCVVGHRAILHGCTVEDECLIGMNATVLNGARIGPGSVVGAGAVVPEGREFPSRSLILGLPARRAGEVSDEQLREIRRGAREYVERAAAHHASLERG, from the coding sequence GTGAGGTCGGAGACGGGGCTGCTGCCGTTCGAGGGACGTTACCCGGAGCTAGCGGAGGAGGCGTGGGTCGCGCCCGGGGCCACGGTGGTTGGAGACGTGCGGCTGGGGGAGAGATCGAGCGTGTGGTACGGGGCCGTGCTGCGCGGCGACACGGAGCCGATTCTGATCGGAGATCGCACCAACGTCCAGGATGGGGCGGTGCTGCACGCGGACCCCGGTTTCCCAGCCGCCATCGGCGCGGGCTGCGTCGTCGGACACCGGGCCATCCTGCACGGCTGTACCGTGGAGGACGAGTGCCTCATAGGGATGAACGCCACCGTCCTCAACGGGGCGAGGATCGGGCCGGGCTCCGTCGTCGGGGCCGGGGCCGTCGTGCCCGAGGGCCGCGAGTTTCCGTCCCGCAGCCTGATCCTCGGCCTCCCCGCAAGGCGGGCCGGCGAGGTCTCCGACGAGCAACTGCGGGAGATCCGGCGCGGCGCGCGGGAGTACGTCGAGCGGGCCGCCGCCCACCACGCCTCCCTGGAGCGGGGCTAG
- a CDS encoding DUF924 family protein — MVSQSSGAATPERASEVLSFWFGEAEDGIVRPRGAWFQKDEEFDAEISTRFSADHELAAAGELDDWLGTPYGALALVILLDQFPRNLFRGSPRAFETDARARSTARAALDLGHDARVQPVERWFFYLPFEHSEDLEDQRLSLRLFDSLGDDEQSRTVYGYAVRHEEIIDRFGRFPHRNETLGRESTAEEKEFLEQPGSSF; from the coding sequence ATGGTGAGTCAAAGCTCCGGAGCCGCAACGCCGGAGAGGGCCTCGGAGGTGCTGAGTTTCTGGTTCGGGGAGGCCGAAGACGGCATCGTGCGGCCCCGCGGAGCGTGGTTCCAGAAAGACGAGGAGTTCGACGCCGAGATCTCGACCAGGTTCTCCGCCGACCACGAGCTGGCCGCCGCCGGCGAGCTCGACGACTGGCTAGGGACGCCGTACGGCGCTCTGGCGCTGGTGATACTCCTGGATCAGTTTCCGCGTAACCTGTTCCGGGGCTCGCCCAGAGCCTTCGAGACCGACGCCCGGGCACGCTCGACCGCCCGGGCCGCCCTCGACCTCGGCCACGACGCCCGCGTACAGCCGGTGGAACGCTGGTTCTTCTACCTGCCCTTCGAGCACAGCGAGGACCTGGAAGACCAGCGCCTCTCTCTGAGGCTATTCGACTCCCTGGGGGATGACGAGCAGAGCCGGACAGTCTACGGGTACGCCGTGCGCCACGAGGAGATCATTGATCGTTTCGGCCGCTTTCCGCACCGCAACGAGACGCTCGGCAGAGAGTCCACCGCCGAAGAGAAAGAGTTTCTGGAGCAGCCCGGCTCCTCTTTCTAG